GCTTTTTTCGATGATAGGCTATCGTAAGAAAGGGAAAAATACGATTGATTTTAAAAACGGTATCCTTTTTTCGATAGGAATAATTCCTGGATCTTTAGTGGGCGCATATTTAAGTCGTTTTTTAAATGACGTTTATTTTAATATTATTTTTGGAATTTTTTTATTTTTAATATCAATCGTCTTAATGATTAAGGACTACTTAGCTGCTAAAAAATCTTCAGACGCAGAAAAAAAGGTCAATACGCCTATAGCGATAATCTTCTCGTTCTTTGTGGGTATTAGTGCTGGTCTCTTCGGTATTGGAGGAGGCGTCTTAATGACTCCACTAATGATTATTGCATTTAATTTTTCTCCTCACGTAGCAGTTGCGACGAGTATGATTATTATCTTCACTTCAAGTCTAGCAAGCACTTTAGGCCACGTCGTACAAGGACATGTTATTTGGCATTATGGCCTTGTACTTATTATTGCGAGCTATATAGGGACTAAAATTGGTGTTAAAATAAATCGCAGTATTGATTCTGCAAAACTGTCCAACTTACTTAAAATCGTGTTAATTATAATTAGTATTTATTTAATTTATAAAGGTATCACTGGACTCTAATAAGAGAAAAGTATACATAATTAGAAGAAAAATTTTAAAAGTGAGCTTAAATCATTGCAATATTCCATAGATATAATTATTATACTCTATATGGAATTAAATTAAGTGTAATTTATTATTAGAAAGAAGGAAGTAAAGTGACAGTAAATAATAGTTTCAGTGAAATATTAACTGGTAGAAAATCAATAAAATTGTTTGATGAAAATTATAAAATCCCTCATGAAGAAATGGAAGAAATGATTCGTAAAGCTACAATGGCACCTTCATCAGTTAACTTACAACCTTGGAGATTTGCGGTAGTTGAAAGTGACGAAGGAAAAGAAAAATTACGTCCATTAGTGCAATTCAATACAAACCAAAATGATACTTCTTCAGCAATGGTAGTCATTTTTGGAGATATGAAAAGTCATGAAAACGGGGAATTTATTTATTCACAAGCGGTAGAAAATAATTTAATGCCTGCAGATGTTAAAGAACAAGTGTTAACTAAAATTAATGAAATATATAATACTTATACAAATGAAAAAATGAATGACGTTGTTAAAATTGATAGTAGTTTAGCAGCTATGCAATTTATGTTAGTAGCGAAAGAACATGGTTATGATACTAACCCGATTGGTGGTTTTGAAGAGGATCAAATCGCTGAAGTATTAGATTTAGACCCTGATCGTTATGTGCCAGTAGTTATCATTGCTATTGGTAAGGCAGCAAGAGAGGCACGTGGTTCTTATAGAATGCCTGTAGATAAAGTTATGCAATATGTATAATATAAAAAGAAGGCTATAATCCTCATAAAAAGGGTTATAGCCTTTCTTTTATTTTTATAATCTGTCTAGTAAAACATCTGTAATAGATTTAGCAGCTACTAGTAAGCAATCTTCATTTACATCAAATTTAGGGTGATGGTTCATATAAGGTTCGTCTACATCATACGGTTTGCTGCCGACAATATAAAACGTACCAGGTATTTGTTGAAGATAATAAGCGAAATCTTCGGAACCAGTAGCCGGCGGCATTTCCATAAGGTGTTGGAAGTAGTCTCCTTGGCTTTCAGATAAGACACGTGCTACATTGTCGGTCTCAGTTGGATGATTGTATAACACAGGATAACCAAATGTATAGTCTAAATCATATGTGACATCGAAACCAAGCGCTACACTTTGAGCTATTTTATCAATTTCTTGATACATAAATTGCTCTAAATCTGCATCCAAATAACGTGCTGTACCTTTAATCGTAACAGAATCTTGTATAACATTACTTGCGCCTGGAGCTTCAAATGCACCAATTGTAACGACGCCCGTTTGAAGTGGATCAATTCTACGAGAAACTATAGTTTGTATAGCATTGACGAAATTTGTACCGGCAACGATAGCATCGTGTGTTTTATGAGGACTTGCCGCATGTCCACCTAGACCATTAATTTTAAGCGTGAACGTTGAACTGCCAGAAAAAGCATTGTTTTTATTATAAAGAATCGTATCAGGGGTTACGGCAGGGACGATATGAATACCATATACTTCATCTAAATCATTTAAGGCACCTGAATTTATGATTTGTTGTGCGCCACCAGGTGGTTGTTCTTCGGCATGTTGGTGAATAATTTTAATTTTACCAGTTAGTTGCCCCTTAACTTCGATTAATGCATCTGCTACTCCTAGTAAATATGCTGTGTGTGCATCATGACCACATGCATGCATAACACCTTCATTTTCTGATTTGAATGGTACATCCGTTTCTTCATTGATAGGTAAAGCATCAAAGTCAGCACGTAAACCAATTGTCTTACCAGGCTTCCCACTGTCGATTTCTACTATTATTGCGTGAGCATCTTGTACGGGTTGCGTTACCTTTACATCTTTTCCATCATAAAAAGATTTTATATACTTAGCGGTATTTTCTTCTTGAAATGATAATTCTGGGTGACGGTGTAAATGACGACGATGGTCGATCATCTCTTGTTCTTTAGTTTCTAAGATTTGAAATAATTGCTCTTTTAAATTCATAAACATACACTTCTTTCTTAAATTTAATAGAAGTCCTCTAATATAGATGAATACTTTATTCATATTATAAAATTAATCTCTTTTAAAGAATTTTAGATTAATTAAATATACAATTCAAATTAAATAGTAAAATATAGTAAAATAAAACTTTTGCATTTTAAAGTGTGAATCGTATTAAATAGAAGCGAATATAAGTATTATTAAATAAGCATACGAATATTATTTACTGATTTTCATAGTTTTTTTAGTTAGGAGAATATTTTATAGGTATATCATCTTATGTCTTTTCCAGGTCATCTTTAATTAAAGACGATATTTGTTATAATTTGATTAAAGAAGGTGAGCATATGATAACAAAAGGTATTAAATTTTCTAATACTAAATTTATTTTTGATTGTATAGGCGTATTAGCTAGTATTGGTGTATTAATCGTCCTTGTTTTCAACGCATATGCAAGTTTTAGTGCCAATGGCAGTTCTGAATTTGGTATAAATATTGTTGGAAATCAGTTCATACTACTTAGCATTTTATGTGCACTCACCGTGATAAGTGCATTAAGTTCTTTCGTTTTAAAGAAAATAAAATAAAATTAGCTTTGTAACGATTTTGTATCGTGCTGACGCCTAGGGGAAGCGTATGAGTGAGAGACTACAGGATCGAACCATACCCCAGGCAAGCATGCACGACAAAATCGTAGGGAGCGGGACAAAAATCTTATTTTTATAAGAATATTTTGTAGTCCCGCCCCGGCAAGGATGACTAGAGTTGAAAGAAGCTTGATACAAGCGCATTTTCAAATCAGTCATCTACTGCCCATATAAAAATAGAGCCTGAAGACAACGTTATGTCTCAGGCTCTTTAATAATTGAAAACCATATTATGTTTTAGAACCTGCATGCATACCTTCTTTTCCGCCTTCCATAATAGCGTCTAGATGCAACAAGCCATCTACAATAAGCATACACACTAATATAATAAGTAGACCTAAAAACCAATCTTTGATAGTCATTGGTGCTTTTCTACGGTAAAAATAAATACCTAATAATAGTCCGACGATAATCAGAACTAACGCGCTCATAACTATACGCCCTTTGATGTGATTCTTGTAATTGTTGATCAGTGTAACATAGTTGAATTATTATTAAAGGGGAAGTTTGTTATAACGAAATTAAGTATTATTTTAAATTTTCTATTTGGCTCATTACATGATGGTAGATTTGTTGTAATGGTAATTGTGTATGATCTGCAATAGCTTGTAGATCACTAAATTCAGGTTTGGCTTTTATAACTTCGCCAGCTAATATACCTAATTTAATCGTTACTTTACCATAATCTGTATCAAGTGTTGTAAAATCACGGTCTAAAATCGTTCTGCGTACGCTATAGCTTCTCACGCCTAAAGAACTTGTATGGCGTAGTATATAATTTTCGAA
The genomic region above belongs to Staphylococcus durrellii and contains:
- a CDS encoding sulfite exporter TauE/SafE family protein; the encoded protein is MTIVVLIIIGMISAIIGSLIGVGGGIIIVPTLVYLGSKTDLLTGITTQTAVGISSLTLVFTGLFSMIGYRKKGKNTIDFKNGILFSIGIIPGSLVGAYLSRFLNDVYFNIIFGIFLFLISIVLMIKDYLAAKKSSDAEKKVNTPIAIIFSFFVGISAGLFGIGGGVLMTPLMIIAFNFSPHVAVATSMIIIFTSSLASTLGHVVQGHVIWHYGLVLIIASYIGTKIGVKINRSIDSAKLSNLLKIVLIIISIYLIYKGITGL
- a CDS encoding nitroreductase family protein — translated: MTVNNSFSEILTGRKSIKLFDENYKIPHEEMEEMIRKATMAPSSVNLQPWRFAVVESDEGKEKLRPLVQFNTNQNDTSSAMVVIFGDMKSHENGEFIYSQAVENNLMPADVKEQVLTKINEIYNTYTNEKMNDVVKIDSSLAAMQFMLVAKEHGYDTNPIGGFEEDQIAEVLDLDPDRYVPVVIIAIGKAAREARGSYRMPVDKVMQYV
- a CDS encoding amidohydrolase — encoded protein: MNLKEQLFQILETKEQEMIDHRRHLHRHPELSFQEENTAKYIKSFYDGKDVKVTQPVQDAHAIIVEIDSGKPGKTIGLRADFDALPINEETDVPFKSENEGVMHACGHDAHTAYLLGVADALIEVKGQLTGKIKIIHQHAEEQPPGGAQQIINSGALNDLDEVYGIHIVPAVTPDTILYNKNNAFSGSSTFTLKINGLGGHAASPHKTHDAIVAGTNFVNAIQTIVSRRIDPLQTGVVTIGAFEAPGASNVIQDSVTIKGTARYLDADLEQFMYQEIDKIAQSVALGFDVTYDLDYTFGYPVLYNHPTETDNVARVLSESQGDYFQHLMEMPPATGSEDFAYYLQQIPGTFYIVGSKPYDVDEPYMNHHPKFDVNEDCLLVAAKSITDVLLDRL